The following are encoded in a window of Numida meleagris isolate 19003 breed g44 Domestic line chromosome 13, NumMel1.0, whole genome shotgun sequence genomic DNA:
- the MED9 gene encoding mediator of RNA polymerase II transcription subunit 9 — MASGVSAARAAEEQPPPEPPADQKPPPVPPAPAQEEFSFLPLVHDIIKCMDKDSQDVHQVLNELKNKFQEMRKLISTMPGIGVSPEQQQQQLQSLREQVRTKNELLQKYKSLCMFEIPKE, encoded by the exons ATGGCCTCGGGGGTCTCAGCCGCCCGTGCCGCCGAGGAGCAGCCGCCGCCCGAGCCGCCCGCCGACCAGAAGCCGCCGCCCGTACCGCCGGCACCCGCGCAGGAGGAGTTCTCCTTCCTGCCGCTCGTCCACGACATCATCAAATG CATGGACAAGGATAGCCAGGATGTTCACCAGGTGCTGAACGAGCTCAAGAACAAGTTCCAGGAGATGAGGAAGCTGATCAGCACCATGCCCGGCATCGGCGtgagcccagagcagcagcagcaacagctaCAGAGCCTGCGGGAGCAGGTCCGGACCAAGAACGAACTGCTGCAGAAGTACAAGAGCCTTTGCATGTTCGAAATCCCTAAGGAGTAG